The DNA region CTGGTTAAAGATATGATGCAAAGTGATGTTAAGCTGATGAAGAAGGATCAGTATCTGAAAGATGGAGGCTATGAAACGTTAAATTATTTCGAATAAATTGCGAATAAAGTTATAGCCCAGAGGTTCACAAAGGAGACACAGAGAGCACTAAGTTTTTTTTCTTTGTGTAACTCTGTGACTTATTAGTGTAATAATAAAAGATATGACAGAAAATGATATAGCGTATAAGGTAATTGGGGCTGCAATAGAAGTACATAAGAAATTAGGTCCGGGTTTACTTGAGTCTGCATATCAGGAGTGTTTGTTTTATGAGCTTAAAGAGTTAGGGCTTAATGTAATGAAAGAAGTACCCAGACCAATTGTATATAAAGATATCAAGTTAGATCACGGATATCGTATAGATTTACTTGTTGAAAATAAATTAGTGATTGAGCTAAAAACAGTAGAGGCATTTACCGATGTTCATTTGGCTCAAGTATTGACTTACCTGAAACTTGGAGAATACAAACTTGGTCTATTAATAAATTTCAATGTATCAAAATTAACAGAAGGAATAAAAAGAGTCATTCTATAACCTCTGTGGTT from Bacteroidota bacterium includes:
- a CDS encoding GxxExxY protein, with the protein product MTENDIAYKVIGAAIEVHKKLGPGLLESAYQECLFYELKELGLNVMKEVPRPIVYKDIKLDHGYRIDLLVENKLVIELKTVEAFTDVHLAQVLTYLKLGEYKLGLLINFNVSKLTEGIKRVIL